From one Streptomyces sp. Q6 genomic stretch:
- a CDS encoding DJ-1/PfpI family protein has protein sequence MAPKILIVTGDAAESLEVLYPYQRLREEGYEVHIAAPEVKTLRFVVHDFEPGFDTYTEKPGYTWPADVAFSEVDPGQYAALVIPGGRAPEYLRGDPELRKIVKSFFDTDKPVAQICHGPLLTASVDGLRGRRVTSYPALEPDMQAAGATFQDAEAVVDGTLVSARAWPDHSAWMREFLTVLRAKTPVV, from the coding sequence ATGGCACCCAAAATCCTGATCGTCACCGGCGACGCGGCGGAGTCGCTGGAAGTGCTCTACCCGTACCAGCGGCTGCGCGAGGAGGGGTACGAGGTCCATATCGCGGCGCCCGAGGTCAAGACACTGCGGTTCGTCGTCCATGACTTCGAGCCCGGTTTCGACACCTACACGGAGAAGCCCGGCTACACGTGGCCGGCCGACGTGGCCTTCTCCGAAGTCGATCCCGGCCAGTACGCCGCTCTGGTGATCCCGGGCGGCCGGGCCCCCGAGTACCTGCGCGGCGACCCCGAGCTCCGCAAGATCGTCAAGTCCTTCTTCGACACCGACAAGCCCGTCGCCCAGATCTGCCACGGCCCGCTCCTGACCGCGTCCGTCGACGGGCTGCGCGGGCGGCGCGTCACCTCGTACCCGGCGCTCGAACCGGACATGCAGGCGGCCGGTGCCACCTTCCAGGACGCGGAGGCGGTCGTCGACGGCACCCTGGTCTCGGCCCGCGCCTGGCCGGACCACTCCGCGTGGATGCGGGAGTTCCTCACGGTGCTGCGGGCGAAGACGCCGGTGGTCTGA
- a CDS encoding DNA-binding response regulator: MAETVTLHGEQEMLARTAPFFDAVSQEFLVAACDLDAWRGVRRTIGARTRPHQVRRSRKLVSPAALANEEHRAHLREIADQGTRIRVAATPLPRSTIILDQRTMILTGPRQEYTLTVSPTLVGGVYALFEAAWESATDLADLLRTEQPELTPASRRILRALGSGATDETAARELGMSVRTYRRRVAELLDTLGADSRFQAGLRAGALGLTL; encoded by the coding sequence ATGGCCGAGACCGTGACCCTCCATGGCGAACAGGAAATGCTCGCCCGTACGGCACCCTTCTTCGACGCGGTGTCGCAGGAGTTCCTCGTCGCCGCCTGCGACCTCGACGCCTGGCGCGGCGTCCGGCGGACCATCGGCGCACGGACCCGGCCCCACCAGGTGCGGCGCTCCCGCAAGCTGGTCAGCCCGGCCGCCCTGGCGAACGAGGAGCACCGCGCGCATCTGCGCGAGATCGCCGACCAGGGCACGCGGATCAGGGTCGCGGCGACACCGCTGCCGCGCAGCACGATCATCCTCGACCAGCGCACGATGATCCTCACGGGCCCGCGTCAGGAGTACACGCTGACCGTCTCCCCGACGCTGGTCGGCGGGGTGTACGCGCTCTTCGAGGCGGCCTGGGAGTCGGCCACCGACCTCGCCGACCTGCTGCGCACCGAGCAGCCGGAGTTGACCCCCGCCTCCCGCCGGATCCTGCGGGCGCTCGGCTCGGGCGCCACCGACGAGACGGCCGCGCGCGAGCTCGGCATGTCCGTGCGCACGTACCGGCGCCGGGTCGCCGAGCTCCTCGACACGCTGGGCGCGGACTCCCGGTTCCAGGCGGGGCTGCGGGCCGGCGCGCTGGGCCTCACCCTCTGA
- a CDS encoding NAD-glutamate dehydrogenase, with the protein MQTKLDEAKAELLARAARVAENSPVGGHLPTGATDEGTPDRDTVLTFLQRYYLHTAPEDLTDRDPVDVFGAAYSHYRLAEARPQGTANVKVHTPTVEENGWTCSHSVVEVVTDDMPFLVDSVTNELSRQGRGIHVVIHPQVVVRRDVTGKLLEVLPAGSSTEGHDVLTESWIHVEMDRETDRADLKQITADLLRVLSDVRECVEDWEKMRDSALRIADELPSEPTADDLRDREMEEARELLRWLSADHFTFLGYREYDLTDDDSLAAVPGTGLGILRSDPQHAEDDHHPVSPSFNRLPADARAKAREHKLLVLTKANSRATVHRPSYLDYVGVKKFDAEGNVIGERRFLGLFSSAAYTESVRRVPVIRRKVAEVLKGAGFTPDSHDGRDLMQIMETYPRDELFQTPADELREIVTSVLYLQERRRLRLYLRKDEYGRYYSALVYLPRDRYTTGVRMRIIDILKEELGGETVDFTAWNTESILARLHFVVRVAPGTELPRLSDADKDRIEARLVEAARSWADGFAEALNAECGEERAAELLRRYGHAFPEGYKADHTPRAAVADLVHLEQLNRGEKDFALSLYEPVGAAPGERRFKIYRTGAPVSLSAVLPVLQRLGVEVTDERPYELRCADRTTAWIYDFGLRLPKSGNGDDLGADGRERFQEAFAATWTGLAENDGFNALVLGAGLNWRQAMVLRAYAKYLRQAGSTFSQDYMEDTLRNNVHTTRLLVSLFEARMSPDRQRAGTELTDGLLEELDGALDQVASLDEDRILRSFLTVIKATLRTNFFQEAGGGRPHAYVSMKFDPQAIPDLPAPRPAFEIWVYSPRVEGVHLRFGKVARGGLRWSDRREDFRTEILGLVKAQMVKNTVIVPVGAKGGFVAKQLPDPSVDRDAWLAEGVASYRTFISALLDITDNLVAGEVVPPADVVRHDEDDTYLVVAADKGTATFSDIANEVANSYNFWLGDAFASGGSAGYDHKAMGITARGAWESVKRHFRELGVDSQSEDFTVVGVGDMSGDVFGNGMLLSEHIRLVAAFDHRHIFIDPKPDAATSYAERRRMFELPRSSWAEYDKELISAGGGVFPRSAKAIQLNAHIREALGIESGQQKMTPAELMKAILQAPVDLLWNGGIGTYVKSSVESNTDVGDKANDAIRVDGQDVRAKIIGEGGNLGATQLGRIEFARTGGKVNTDAIDNSAGVNTSDVEVNIKILLNGLVADGDLTVKQRNKLLAAMTDEVGHLVLRNNYAQNTALGNAEAQSPSLLHAHQRFMRRLGKQGHLDRGLEFLPNDRQIKELLNTGRGLSQPELAVLLAYTKITAADELIQTPLPDDPYLRRLLHAYFPQALRDKYGDAIDGHALRREIITTVLVNDTVNTGGSTFLHRLREETGASLEEIVRAQLAAREIFGLSEVWDAVEALDNVVAADVQTRIRLHSRRLVERGTRWLLNNRPQPLQLAETIDFFKAGVAEVWAAMPKMLRGADAEWYQSILDELTGAGVPEELAQRVAGFSSAFPTLDIVQIADRTGKDALAVAEVYYDLGDRLAITQLMDRIIELPRADRWQSMARASIREDLYAAHAALTADVLAAGNGTSTPEQRFKAWEEKNAPILGRARSTLEEIQGSDAFDLANLSVAMRTMRTLLRTHS; encoded by the coding sequence ATGCAGACCAAGCTGGACGAAGCCAAGGCCGAGCTGCTCGCACGGGCCGCCCGGGTAGCTGAGAACAGCCCGGTAGGGGGGCACCTACCGACTGGGGCGACGGACGAGGGCACTCCTGACCGGGACACCGTGCTCACGTTCCTCCAGCGCTACTACCTGCACACCGCACCCGAGGACCTCACGGACCGCGACCCGGTCGACGTCTTCGGAGCGGCGTACTCGCACTACCGTCTCGCCGAGGCCCGACCGCAGGGCACCGCGAACGTCAAGGTCCACACGCCGACCGTCGAGGAGAACGGCTGGACGTGCAGCCACTCCGTCGTCGAGGTCGTCACCGACGACATGCCGTTCCTCGTGGACTCCGTGACCAACGAGCTGTCCCGGCAGGGCCGCGGCATCCACGTGGTCATCCACCCGCAGGTCGTCGTCCGGCGCGACGTGACCGGCAAGCTCCTCGAAGTGCTTCCGGCCGGGTCCTCGACCGAGGGCCACGACGTGCTCACCGAGTCGTGGATCCACGTCGAGATGGACCGCGAGACCGACCGCGCCGACCTCAAGCAGATCACCGCCGACCTGCTGCGCGTCCTGTCCGACGTACGCGAGTGCGTCGAGGACTGGGAGAAGATGCGCGACTCGGCGCTGCGCATCGCCGACGAGCTGCCGAGCGAGCCGACCGCCGACGACCTGCGCGACCGTGAGATGGAGGAGGCGCGCGAGCTGCTGCGCTGGCTGTCCGCCGACCACTTCACGTTCCTCGGGTACCGCGAGTACGACCTCACCGACGACGATTCGCTGGCCGCCGTGCCCGGCACCGGACTCGGCATCCTGCGCTCCGACCCGCAGCACGCCGAGGACGACCACCACCCGGTCTCGCCGTCCTTCAACCGGCTGCCTGCCGACGCCCGCGCCAAGGCGCGCGAGCACAAGCTGCTCGTCCTGACCAAGGCCAACAGCCGCGCCACCGTGCACCGCCCGTCGTACCTCGACTACGTCGGCGTGAAGAAGTTCGACGCCGAGGGCAACGTCATCGGCGAGCGGCGCTTCCTCGGCCTGTTCTCCAGCGCCGCCTACACGGAGTCCGTGCGCCGCGTCCCCGTCATCCGCCGCAAGGTCGCCGAGGTCCTCAAGGGCGCGGGCTTCACGCCCGACAGCCACGACGGCCGCGACCTGATGCAGATCATGGAGACGTACCCGCGCGACGAGCTCTTCCAGACCCCGGCCGACGAGCTGCGCGAGATCGTCACCTCCGTCCTGTACCTCCAGGAGCGGCGCCGGCTGCGCCTGTACCTGCGCAAGGACGAGTACGGGCGCTACTACTCGGCCCTCGTCTACCTGCCGCGCGACCGGTACACCACCGGTGTCCGGATGCGGATCATCGACATCCTCAAGGAGGAGCTCGGCGGCGAGACCGTCGACTTCACCGCGTGGAACACCGAGTCGATCCTCGCCCGGCTGCACTTCGTCGTCCGCGTCGCGCCCGGCACCGAGCTGCCGCGGCTCTCGGACGCCGACAAGGACCGCATCGAGGCCCGTCTCGTCGAGGCCGCCCGCTCCTGGGCCGACGGCTTCGCCGAGGCGCTGAACGCCGAGTGCGGCGAGGAGCGCGCCGCCGAACTGCTCCGCCGTTACGGGCACGCGTTCCCCGAGGGTTACAAGGCGGACCACACGCCGCGCGCCGCCGTCGCCGACCTGGTCCACCTGGAGCAGCTCAACCGCGGCGAGAAGGACTTCGCGCTTTCCCTGTACGAGCCGGTGGGCGCGGCCCCCGGCGAGCGCCGCTTCAAGATCTACCGGACCGGCGCGCCCGTCTCCCTGTCGGCCGTGCTGCCGGTGCTCCAGCGCCTGGGCGTCGAGGTCACCGACGAGCGCCCGTACGAGCTGCGCTGCGCCGACCGGACGACCGCGTGGATCTACGACTTCGGGCTTCGGCTGCCGAAGTCGGGCAACGGCGACGACCTCGGGGCCGACGGCCGCGAGCGTTTCCAGGAGGCGTTCGCCGCGACCTGGACCGGGCTCGCCGAGAACGACGGGTTCAACGCCCTGGTGCTCGGCGCCGGTCTGAACTGGCGTCAGGCGATGGTGCTGCGCGCGTACGCCAAGTACCTGCGTCAGGCCGGGTCCACCTTCAGCCAGGACTACATGGAGGACACCCTCCGCAACAACGTCCACACCACGCGCCTGCTGGTGTCGCTGTTCGAGGCGCGGATGTCGCCGGACCGGCAGCGCGCCGGGACCGAGCTGACCGACGGGCTCCTCGAAGAGCTCGACGGCGCGCTCGACCAGGTGGCCAGCCTGGACGAGGACCGGATCCTGCGGTCCTTCCTCACCGTCATCAAGGCGACGCTGCGCACCAACTTCTTCCAGGAGGCGGGCGGCGGCAGGCCGCACGCGTACGTCTCCATGAAGTTCGACCCGCAGGCCATCCCCGACCTGCCGGCACCGCGGCCCGCGTTCGAGATCTGGGTGTACTCGCCGCGCGTCGAGGGCGTGCACCTGCGCTTCGGCAAGGTCGCGCGCGGCGGTCTGCGCTGGTCCGACCGGCGCGAGGACTTCCGTACGGAGATCCTCGGCCTGGTCAAGGCGCAGATGGTGAAGAACACCGTCATCGTGCCGGTCGGCGCCAAGGGCGGGTTCGTCGCCAAGCAGCTCCCCGACCCGTCGGTGGACCGCGACGCGTGGCTCGCCGAGGGCGTCGCCTCGTACCGGACCTTCATCTCCGCGCTCCTCGACATCACCGACAACCTGGTCGCCGGTGAGGTCGTGCCGCCCGCCGACGTCGTGCGGCACGACGAGGACGACACGTACCTCGTGGTCGCGGCCGACAAGGGCACGGCGACGTTCTCGGACATCGCCAACGAGGTCGCGAACTCGTACAACTTCTGGCTCGGGGACGCCTTCGCCTCCGGTGGCTCGGCCGGGTACGACCACAAGGCCATGGGCATCACGGCGCGCGGTGCCTGGGAGTCCGTCAAGCGGCACTTCCGGGAGCTCGGCGTCGACTCGCAGTCCGAGGACTTCACGGTCGTCGGCGTCGGCGACATGTCCGGTGACGTGTTCGGCAACGGGATGCTGCTGAGCGAGCACATCCGGCTCGTCGCCGCCTTCGACCACCGGCACATCTTCATCGACCCGAAGCCGGACGCGGCCACCTCGTACGCCGAGCGGCGCCGCATGTTCGAGCTGCCGCGCTCGTCGTGGGCCGAGTACGACAAGGAGCTGATCTCCGCGGGCGGCGGCGTCTTCCCGCGCTCCGCCAAGGCGATCCAGCTCAACGCGCACATCCGCGAGGCCCTCGGCATCGAGTCGGGCCAGCAGAAGATGACGCCGGCCGAGCTGATGAAGGCCATCCTCCAGGCGCCGGTCGACCTGCTGTGGAACGGCGGCATCGGTACGTACGTGAAGTCGTCGGTCGAGTCGAACACCGACGTCGGCGACAAGGCCAACGACGCCATCCGCGTCGACGGCCAGGACGTCCGCGCCAAGATCATCGGCGAGGGCGGCAACCTCGGCGCCACGCAGCTCGGCCGGATCGAGTTCGCGCGGACCGGCGGCAAGGTGAACACCGACGCGATCGACAACAGCGCCGGCGTGAACACCTCCGACGTCGAGGTCAACATCAAGATCCTGCTCAACGGTCTGGTCGCCGACGGTGACCTGACCGTCAAGCAGCGCAACAAGCTGCTCGCCGCGATGACCGACGAGGTCGGGCACCTGGTGCTGCGCAACAACTACGCGCAGAACACCGCCCTCGGGAACGCCGAGGCGCAGTCGCCGTCCCTGCTCCACGCCCACCAGCGGTTCATGCGCCGCCTGGGCAAGCAGGGCCACCTCGACCGGGGCCTGGAGTTCCTGCCGAACGACCGGCAGATCAAGGAGCTCCTCAACACCGGCCGGGGGCTGAGCCAGCCCGAGCTCGCCGTCCTCCTCGCGTACACGAAGATCACGGCCGCCGACGAGCTGATCCAGACGCCGCTGCCGGACGACCCGTACCTGCGCCGTCTGCTGCACGCCTACTTCCCGCAGGCGCTGCGCGACAAGTACGGCGACGCGATCGACGGGCACGCGCTGCGCCGCGAGATCATCACGACGGTGCTGGTCAACGACACGGTGAACACCGGTGGTTCGACCTTCCTGCACCGGCTGCGGGAGGAGACGGGCGCGTCCCTGGAGGAGATCGTGCGGGCGCAGCTCGCCGCGCGCGAGATCTTCGGCCTGAGCGAGGTGTGGGACGCCGTCGAGGCGCTCGACAATGTCGTCGCCGCCGACGTCCAGACCCGGATCCGCCTGCACTCGCGGCGACTTGTCGAGCGCGGCACCCGCTGGCTGCTCAACAACCGCCCGCAGCCGCTCCAGTTGGCCGAGACGATCGACTTCTTCAAGGCCGGTGTCGCCGAGGTCTGGGCGGCCATGCCGAAGATGCTGCGCGGCGCCGACGCCGAGTGGTACCAGTCGATCCTCGACGAGCTGACCGGGGCGGGGGTGCCGGAGGAGCTGGCGCAGCGCGTCGCCGGGTTCTCGTCCGCGTTCCCGACGCTCGACATCGTGCAGATCGCCGACCGCACGGGCAAGGACGCGCTGGCCGTCGCCGAGGTGTACTACGACCTCGGTGACCGGCTCGCCATCACCCAACTCATGGACCGGATCATCGAGTTGCCGCGGGCCGACCGCTGGCAGTCGATGGCCCGCGCGTCGATCCGCGAGGACCTGTACGCGGCGCACGCCGCGCTGACGGCCGATGTGCTGGCCGCCGGGAACGGCACGTCGACGCCGGAGCAGCGGTTCAAGGCGTGGGAGGAGAAGAACGCGCCGATCCTGGGCCGGGCCCGCTCGACCCTGGAGGAGATCCAGGGCTCGGACGCCTTCGACCTGGCGAACCTGTCGGTGGCGATGCGCACGATGCGGACGCTGCTGCGCACGCATTCGTAA
- a CDS encoding glycosyltransferase family 2 protein, producing the protein MPARTPDVTVTVIVFNDAERLPRAVASLQAQTHTDIEIVISDDHSTDNTPQVARELAAADHRITYLRLPENSGGCSAPRNRALDIARAPYLMFLDSDDELPPRAVESLLAAHREREIDFAMGAVERVRVDTGRTSLWMPHLVAERRTVDGIEAEPGLFFEHLSTSKMYARAFLDRHGLRFPEGIHYEDQLFSAQAYCLAKSFTIIPEPVYRWYIAPYVAETAASISNQRHKLSNVRDRVHVQELIDDFLAAGGYSAALREAKDYKFLKHDFRMYAGDLPFRDDAWLTGFADLMNPYLARLAPGAFARLPRAERVVVQLVRDGRLDDARLAARGLGHGVAPRVTVSDARGAVYWGDRVPDTADGRRELALTELALGERPFPRAQFRHEILSVERGPGPASVALRVRTYDPGLRLPVGPQIASLLLSPGRKRMTVRFRLDPVRPGIFEGRVLLDLSTAPLPAQGFDGVRHPLLQLQAQGGLRNTGLLLAPLDFPAFTAHVHRHKVTVEPEGRGAGRLQTRFEPVGVTAKVVQPLTRRLGRGPVGRRVRRTARLVASATR; encoded by the coding sequence ATGCCCGCGCGCACCCCCGACGTGACCGTCACGGTCATCGTCTTCAACGACGCCGAGCGCCTCCCCCGCGCCGTCGCCTCCCTCCAGGCGCAGACCCACACCGACATCGAGATCGTCATCAGCGACGACCACTCGACCGACAACACCCCGCAGGTGGCACGGGAGCTGGCCGCCGCCGATCACCGCATCACCTATCTGCGGCTGCCGGAGAACAGCGGCGGGTGCAGCGCCCCGCGCAACCGGGCGCTGGACATCGCCCGCGCCCCGTACCTGATGTTCCTCGACAGCGACGACGAACTGCCGCCCCGCGCCGTCGAGTCGCTGCTGGCCGCGCACCGCGAACGCGAGATCGACTTCGCGATGGGCGCGGTGGAGCGCGTACGGGTCGACACGGGCCGCACCTCGCTGTGGATGCCGCACCTGGTCGCCGAGCGGCGCACGGTCGACGGCATCGAGGCCGAACCCGGCCTGTTCTTCGAGCACCTGTCGACCAGCAAGATGTACGCGCGCGCCTTCCTCGACCGGCACGGCCTGCGCTTCCCCGAGGGCATCCACTACGAGGACCAGCTCTTCTCCGCGCAGGCGTACTGCCTCGCGAAGTCCTTCACGATCATCCCCGAGCCGGTCTACCGCTGGTACATCGCGCCGTACGTCGCCGAGACCGCCGCCTCCATCTCCAACCAGCGGCACAAGCTGAGCAACGTCCGCGACCGCGTCCACGTCCAGGAGCTCATCGACGACTTCCTGGCGGCGGGCGGGTACAGCGCGGCGCTGCGCGAGGCGAAGGACTACAAGTTCCTCAAGCACGACTTCCGGATGTACGCGGGCGATCTGCCGTTCCGCGACGACGCGTGGCTCACCGGGTTCGCGGACCTCATGAACCCGTACCTGGCACGGCTCGCCCCGGGCGCCTTCGCCCGGCTGCCGCGCGCCGAGCGGGTCGTCGTCCAGCTGGTGCGCGACGGACGCCTCGACGACGCGCGGCTCGCGGCGCGGGGCCTCGGCCACGGGGTCGCCCCGCGGGTCACCGTGAGCGACGCGCGGGGCGCCGTCTACTGGGGCGACCGGGTGCCCGACACCGCGGACGGGCGGCGCGAACTCGCCCTGACGGAGCTGGCGTTGGGCGAGCGCCCGTTTCCCCGGGCCCAGTTCCGGCACGAGATCCTGTCCGTCGAGCGGGGCCCCGGGCCCGCGTCGGTGGCGCTGCGCGTCCGCACGTACGACCCGGGGCTGCGGCTGCCGGTCGGCCCGCAGATCGCGTCGCTGCTCCTGTCCCCCGGCCGCAAGCGGATGACCGTACGGTTCCGGCTCGATCCGGTGCGGCCGGGGATCTTCGAGGGGCGTGTGCTGCTCGACCTGAGCACGGCACCGCTGCCTGCGCAGGGCTTCGACGGCGTCCGCCACCCGCTGCTCCAGCTCCAGGCGCAGGGCGGCCTGCGCAACACGGGACTGCTGCTCGCCCCGCTGGACTTCCCGGCGTTCACGGCCCACGTCCACCGGCACAAGGTGACCGTGGAGCCGGAGGGGCGGGGTGCCGGGCGGCTCCAGACGCGGTTCGAGCCGGTCGGCGTGACCGCGAAGGTCGTCCAGCCGCTCACCCGGCGGCTGGGACGCGGCCCGGTGGGGCGGCGGGTGCGGCGGACGGCACGGCTGGTGGCGAGCGCGACCCGCTGA
- a CDS encoding GtrA family protein — MEAAREGTVTVASYMQPRPALLRLRRLSYELVKFGVVGGSGVLVNLVVFNFLFQGLGSGAMAATVVASCVAMGTNYLGFRYFAYRDRAARTRRQILLFFVFSGLGVLMESALFYAGYHGAGMTGPLASNVAKALSILLASAFRFLVYRTWVFQHRQHARHG; from the coding sequence GTGGAAGCTGCGCGCGAGGGCACGGTGACGGTCGCCTCGTACATGCAGCCACGCCCCGCCCTGCTGCGCCTGCGCCGCCTGTCCTACGAACTCGTGAAGTTCGGTGTGGTCGGCGGCAGCGGCGTCCTCGTCAACCTCGTCGTCTTCAACTTCCTCTTCCAGGGCCTGGGTTCGGGCGCCATGGCGGCCACGGTCGTCGCGAGCTGTGTCGCCATGGGCACCAACTACCTGGGCTTTCGCTACTTCGCCTACCGCGACCGGGCGGCCCGCACCCGCCGCCAGATCCTGCTCTTCTTCGTCTTCAGCGGCCTGGGTGTGCTGATGGAGAGCGCGCTGTTCTACGCGGGCTACCACGGCGCGGGCATGACCGGGCCGCTCGCCTCGAACGTGGCCAAGGCCCTGTCGATCCTGCTGGCCTCCGCGTTCCGCTTCCTGGTCTACCGGACGTGGGTCTTCCAGCATCGGCAGCATGCGCGGCACGGGTAG
- a CDS encoding polyprenol monophosphomannose synthase: MPSKSPKPTSRAAALPHDWAATPLTVVMPTYNEAGNLPGMAEALMALDLPGLRLLVVDDSSPDGTGDIAEEYVRRFGPERISVLHRAGKEGLGRAYAAGMSRAVADGARYVLQMDADGSHPVSKVAEMLGVALSTGAGVTIGSRYVQGGTLSDAWGAHRRLLSRWANAYAGTILGTRVRDITGGFNLWREDALRAIDLGSVDSAGYSFQVEMKYRALRRGYGIVEVPIHFEDRTIGESKMSLMVQLESVAMPWKLRARAR; the protein is encoded by the coding sequence ATGCCGTCGAAGTCGCCGAAGCCGACGAGCCGCGCCGCCGCGCTGCCCCACGACTGGGCCGCGACGCCGCTCACCGTCGTCATGCCGACGTACAACGAGGCGGGGAACCTGCCCGGAATGGCCGAGGCGCTGATGGCCCTGGACCTGCCGGGGCTGCGGCTGCTCGTCGTCGACGACTCCAGCCCGGACGGCACGGGGGACATCGCCGAGGAGTACGTGCGCAGATTCGGGCCCGAGCGGATCTCCGTCCTGCACCGGGCCGGCAAGGAAGGGCTCGGCCGCGCCTACGCGGCGGGCATGTCGCGGGCCGTCGCCGACGGCGCCCGGTACGTGCTCCAGATGGACGCCGACGGCAGCCACCCGGTGTCAAAGGTCGCCGAGATGCTCGGAGTTGCCCTGTCCACCGGCGCCGGCGTCACCATCGGCAGCCGGTACGTCCAGGGCGGCACCCTCTCCGACGCGTGGGGCGCGCACCGCCGCCTGCTGTCCCGCTGGGCCAACGCGTACGCGGGCACCATCCTCGGCACCCGGGTGCGCGACATCACCGGCGGCTTCAACCTGTGGCGCGAGGACGCGCTGCGCGCCATCGACCTCGGCTCCGTCGACAGCGCCGGCTACAGCTTCCAGGTCGAGATGAAGTACCGGGCGCTGCGCCGCGGTTACGGGATCGTGGAGGTGCCGATCCACTTCGAGGACCGCACGATCGGCGAGTCGAAGATGAGCCTCATGGTGCAACTGGAGTCCGTCGCGATGCCGTGGAAGCTGCGCGCGAGGGCACGGTGA
- a CDS encoding oxidoreductase, with amino-acid sequence MIQTLSLGGDLTVHRVGFGAMRLPRNSFTGPARDPETGRAVLRRAVELGVDHIDTADFYRSGGEGAVRANTLIREALHPYADGLTIATKVGPVFGPEGPLGEAAPAQLRAQVETNLENLGLDRLDLVYLRIGSSLEVPHGDSLAERFEALAALREEGLIRHLGISNVDTAHLAQARAIAPVAAVQNHFNPVDRAATELHAACADAGIAFVPFGSLGMGMTDVSSAAIEKVAARHGATVHQIALAWALSLSPVTLVIPGTGSTEHLEENVAAGSLTLTDEDLADLG; translated from the coding sequence ATGATCCAGACACTCAGCCTCGGTGGCGATCTCACCGTCCACCGCGTCGGCTTCGGCGCGATGCGCCTGCCCCGCAACAGCTTCACCGGCCCCGCCCGCGACCCGGAGACCGGCCGCGCCGTGCTGCGCCGCGCCGTCGAGCTCGGCGTCGACCACATCGACACCGCCGACTTCTACCGCAGCGGCGGCGAGGGGGCGGTGCGCGCCAACACCCTCATCCGCGAGGCCCTGCACCCGTACGCGGACGGCCTGACGATCGCGACCAAGGTCGGGCCGGTCTTCGGCCCCGAGGGCCCGCTGGGCGAGGCGGCCCCGGCGCAGCTGCGCGCGCAGGTCGAGACCAACCTGGAGAACCTCGGCCTCGACCGGCTCGACCTCGTCTATCTGCGGATCGGCAGTTCCCTGGAGGTGCCGCACGGCGACTCGCTCGCCGAGCGCTTCGAGGCGCTCGCCGCGCTGCGCGAGGAGGGGCTGATCCGGCATCTGGGCATCAGCAACGTCGACACGGCGCATCTGGCGCAGGCTCGGGCGATCGCCCCCGTCGCGGCCGTGCAGAACCACTTCAACCCGGTCGACCGGGCCGCGACCGAACTGCACGCCGCGTGCGCGGACGCGGGGATCGCCTTCGTGCCGTTCGGCTCGCTGGGGATGGGCATGACCGATGTCTCCTCGGCGGCGATCGAGAAGGTCGCGGCACGGCACGGCGCCACCGTCCACCAGATCGCCCTCGCCTGGGCGCTGTCCCTGTCACCGGTGACGCTGGTGATCCCGGGGACGGGGTCCACGGAGCACCTGGAGGAGAACGTGGCGGCGGGTTCGCTGACGCTGACGGACGAGGACCTGGCCGACCTCGGCTGA